Genomic window (Bacillus marinisedimentorum):
ATTGTGGCTTTCTCAACGACAGCCTATATCGTGCTTGTCGCCACTTTTGCAGCTTACGCGATTTCCCGATTTGAGTTCAAGGGGAAAAATGTACTGCTCGGCGTCATCCTGGCAGTATCGATGTTCCCGCAGATGATCGTCATCGGGCCGGTTTACAACCTGTTTTTGGACCTTGGCTGGACGAACAGTTACGCAATCATTTTGCCTTATTCAACGATCACATTGCCGATGGCGGTCTGGATTCTTGTGACCCATTTCAACCAAATTCCCCTTGCCCTTGAAGAGTCGGCAAAGATAGACGGCGCGACACCGCTGCAAACGCTGTTTAAAATTGTATTCCCGCTTGCGGCGCCGGGTGTATTCACAACAGCGATCATCGTATTCATCGCAGCTTGGAATGAATTCCTGCTGACAATTACGATCAACTCGAATCAGGATTATCATACGGTTCCGGTTGCCATCTCTTTTTTGCGGACCCAGTTTGAAATTTTATGGGGGGAAGTAGCGGCTGCAACGACAATCGTCACAATACCGACCCTGCTTATCGTCCTGTTCTTCCAGAAGCAGATTGTTTCCGGATTGACCTCAGGAGGGGTAAAAGAATAACGAACAAAACTTTTGTAGGAGTGTAGTTTATGACCTGGACCCTGACAAACAATGAACGGACAAAAGAAGAGCTGCTGAACCTGGAAAGCTTATTTGCTCTCGGCAACGGATATCTCGGCGTCCGCGGCAACTTTGAAGAAGGATACGGCGGCGGCATGGCATCGATCCGCGGCACATATCAGAATGCATTCCATGATATCATTGACATTCCATACGGGGAAAAGCTGTACGGTTTTCCTGATACCCAGCAAAAGATGCTGAATGTCATTGATGCCCAGACGATTGAACTTTACTTTGGCGAAGGCGGGGAGGAAGAGCGCTTCTCACTGTTTGAGGGAGAAATATTGTCGTATGAACGGAACCTCCATCTTGACCGCGGCTATGCGGAACGTGCCGTACACTGGAAATCACCGGGCGGCAAAGAACTGAACATCCGTTTCCGCCGCCTTGTTTCGTTTGCAACCCGGGAACTGTTTGCGGTTGAAACTATCGTGGAACCGGTGAATTTCAACGGTCAACTGAGAGTGGTGTCCACTGTTGACGGAGATGTTTCGAATTTCACAGATGACAGTGATCCGCGCGTCGGATCGGGCCATGCCAGACGGCTTCATCCGATCGGGGCAGACCATGACCATGAGTACAGCTATGTGGTCAGCCAGGCGGAAGTTTCCAGGTTGGAGACTGCCTGTGTTTCCCGCCTGAAAACGGACACCGGGAATCATGTGTCCATAAGGAAATCGGCAGCGGCCGTTGAGACCATTTTGACAATGACAGTAACCGAGGAACCGATTACAATTACGAAATACAACGTATATACTGACTCTCTCCGGCATGAAACGGACCTGGTTCAAAAAGGGATCGACGTCCATCGCAATATCAGCATGCTGTCATTCAACGATCTCTTGATCCAGCAAAGAACCTACCTTGAGGCGTTCTGGAAGGATGCGGACATTACGATTGACGGAGACGAAAAACTGCAGGAAGGGATCCGTTTCAATCTCTATCAGCTGCTGCAGTCAGCCGGCGGCGATAAATTCAGCAACATTTCCGCCAAAGGCCTTTCGGGGGAAGGGTACGAAGGGCATTATTTCTGGGACACCGAAATCTATATGTTCCCTGTATTTTTAATGACACGGCCGGACATTGCCCGGCAGCTCCTCATATATCGATATTCGATTCTTGAACAGGCGCGTGAGCATGCCAGGGAAATGGGCCATAAAAAAGGTGCGCTGTTCCCATGGCGGACGATATCGGGAACGGAATGTTCCTCTTACTTTCCGTCCGGCTCGGCCCAGTACCATATAAGCGGCGATATCGCCTACAGCTATGTCCAGTACCTCCTGGCATCCGGAGATGAAAAGTTCCTGAAGCAATACGGGGCGGAAGTCCTGTTTGAAACGGCCCGATTATGGATGGATACCGGCCATTATCATAACGGG
Coding sequences:
- a CDS encoding glycoside hydrolase family 65 protein — its product is MTWTLTNNERTKEELLNLESLFALGNGYLGVRGNFEEGYGGGMASIRGTYQNAFHDIIDIPYGEKLYGFPDTQQKMLNVIDAQTIELYFGEGGEEERFSLFEGEILSYERNLHLDRGYAERAVHWKSPGGKELNIRFRRLVSFATRELFAVETIVEPVNFNGQLRVVSTVDGDVSNFTDDSDPRVGSGHARRLHPIGADHDHEYSYVVSQAEVSRLETACVSRLKTDTGNHVSIRKSAAAVETILTMTVTEEPITITKYNVYTDSLRHETDLVQKGIDVHRNISMLSFNDLLIQQRTYLEAFWKDADITIDGDEKLQEGIRFNLYQLLQSAGGDKFSNISAKGLSGEGYEGHYFWDTEIYMFPVFLMTRPDIARQLLIYRYSILEQAREHAREMGHKKGALFPWRTISGTECSSYFPSGSAQYHISGDIAYSYVQYLLASGDEKFLKQYGAEVLFETARLWMDTGHYHNGKFRIDDVTGPDEYTCIVNNNYYTNVMAKHNLKWAAKAYRMLEEMDRAAHENLSSRLRVTAEEAKEWKAASEAMYLPFDEERGINPQDDTFLQKAVWDFEHTPKEHRPLLLHYHPLTLYRYQVCKQADTVLAHFLLEDEESFETIKRSYDYYEKITTHDSSLSSCIFSIMASKVGYRQKAFDYFIETARLDLDNTHGNTKDGLHMANMGGTWMSIVYGFAGLRLTESGLSLAPALPEEWQHYRFRLQYRSRTVEVDVNRERVSLRLVDGRKLEMKLYGEKVALEKNSAFTAELMP
- a CDS encoding carbohydrate ABC transporter permease encodes the protein MDTRNRKLKIIVGSIIAVYLFIMFFPFLWIFITSFKTSGEIFGTGAFNFIPENPTLNNFTRVIVEKGILGAIKTSLIVAFSTTAYIVLVATFAAYAISRFEFKGKNVLLGVILAVSMFPQMIVIGPVYNLFLDLGWTNSYAIILPYSTITLPMAVWILVTHFNQIPLALEESAKIDGATPLQTLFKIVFPLAAPGVFTTAIIVFIAAWNEFLLTITINSNQDYHTVPVAISFLRTQFEILWGEVAAATTIVTIPTLLIVLFFQKQIVSGLTSGGVKE